In candidate division WOR-3 bacterium, a single genomic region encodes these proteins:
- a CDS encoding ABC transporter permease, translated as MQEVINFIIFPFRILFSPGKTSRTLVRFIEQSYEIGVNSLPLIVVIGFFLGLVTTVQSFYQIANMLPKYFLGLTVGRMVMIELGPVLTALTVTGRCISAMSAEIGTMKISEQIDALRVMKISPENFLGKPRMLSMLLVLPLLNYVMIAISLLSGALFSQLFFATSFDVFFYGITHPFYPRDFWASLIKSLFFAFWITSSGVYFGFQVSGGAKQVGQAATNAVVVSTILILILDFLAAIILF; from the coding sequence ATGCAAGAAGTCATCAATTTTATCATCTTTCCTTTCCGGATTCTTTTTAGTCCAGGGAAAACTTCTCGCACTTTGGTGCGTTTTATAGAACAGTCATATGAGATTGGCGTTAACTCTTTACCTTTAATTGTCGTTATCGGCTTTTTCTTAGGTTTAGTCACCACGGTGCAAAGTTTCTATCAAATCGCTAATATGCTTCCTAAATATTTTCTCGGCTTGACAGTCGGCCGAATGGTGATGATTGAATTAGGTCCAGTGCTTACTGCTTTAACTGTTACTGGTAGATGTATCTCAGCAATGTCAGCAGAAATCGGCACCATGAAAATTTCTGAACAGATTGACGCTTTACGGGTGATGAAGATAAGTCCGGAGAATTTTTTAGGTAAACCGAGAATGCTATCAATGCTTTTAGTCTTACCCTTACTCAATTATGTAATGATTGCAATTTCTTTACTTTCAGGAGCACTCTTTTCGCAACTTTTCTTTGCTACCAGTTTTGATGTCTTCTTTTATGGCATAACCCATCCGTTTTATCCCCGAGATTTCTGGGCAAGTTTAATCAAATCGCTCTTTTTTGCCTTTTGGATAACATCATCTGGTGTCTATTTTGGTTTTCAAGTCTCAGGTGGTGCCAAACAGGTCGGTCAAGCCGCAACTAATGCGGTCGTGGTATCAACCATCTTAATCTTAATCCTTGACTTCCTTGCCGCAATTATCTTATTCTAA